CggaagcgaatgtggtagcaacACATGGCCCAACTGAAAGAAGACAAAATAATCGAGGCCATAATAATGAGCGTGGGCGTGGCAGGGGCAAGGGACGATATAATAATCGTCGTGGTGGTGGTCACCATAAAAGGGAGAACAATATGGGTTATCAAGACAATCCTTCAAGGAACAACTGTCATCGTTGTGGTTTGAAAAGTCACTGGAAAAATGAATGCCGGGCGCCTGAACATTTTGTCAGGCTTTATCaaaattccttcaaaagaaaGGCAAATAGAGGTGGTGCCTCTTCTGCTAATGCCCGGGTGGAGtcacacatgacttttaaaaataACGATGAGGCAGGGCCTTCACGAAAATATGATGATAATGTTGAAGCTAATTTGGCTTTGAAAGATGATGATTTTGATGGGCTTGATGATATTACTCATTTGGAAGTTGAAGACTTCTTTGGAGATCGAAATTGAGATTTGATCGTTTCACTGGGGAATGTGttatgttattatttttatttatgtgtTTTAAGTTGTCTTTATGTTGTTTTATTTTCGAGAAGTACTTAAATTCTCTATGTTGTTTTATCTTCTGGATTAGTAATTAAGTTTTATATTGTTAGTTTCCGTATTTCTTACGATGTATTTTTGTTTTTATGAAGATAAATAAAATTCCCCAGTCTTTAATTGGATCCAAGATGAGTAATAGAGATATGTGCCTTTTGGATAGTGCTACAACTCACACTATattaagagaaaagaaatatttcTCTCATTTGGTTATGAAAAGGGCTTGTGTTAATACAATATCTGGtagtacaaaattaattgagGGCTCTGGAAAAGCGACCTTATTACTACCTGGAGGAACAATATTGGCCATTAGTGATGCACTATATTGCAGCAAGTCTCGAAGAAACTTATTAAGTTTCAAGGTTATTCGCCAAAATGGTTATCACATTGAGACTGCCAATGAAGGAAAAGTTGAGTGCCTTTATATTATTACAATGAAAGCTGGGGAAAAGTTTGTGCATGAAAAATTACCCGCACTTTCTTCCGGGTTGTACCATACAAGTATTGGTGCGGTTGAAACACATGTTGTAGTAAATAAAAGGTTTAATGATTCTAATGATTTTATCATTTGGCATGACCGGTTGGGCCATCCCGGTTCTAGTATGATGCGCAAAATAATTAAGAATTCACATGGGCATACTTTGAAGAACCAAAAGATTCTTCAATTTAAggaattctcttgtgctgcttgttctcaAGGAAAATTGATTATTAAACCATCAGCAACTAAGGTTGGGATTGAATCCCCCGCATTTCTGGAACGTATACAAGGTGATATATGTGGGCCAATTCACCCTTCATGTGGACCATTTAAATATTATATGATCTTGATTGATGCATCTACAAGATAGTCACATGTGTGCTTATTATCAACTCGCAATATGGCTTTTGCGAGATTGTTGGCTCAAATAATAAGGTTAAGAGCACAATTTCCAGATAATGCGATAAAGAAAAttcgtcttgataatgctggtgagTTTACATCTCAGGCCTTTAATGATTATTGTACGGTCACGGGAATAACAGTTGAACATTCGGTTGCTCATGTTCATACTCAAAATGGTCTGGCAGAATCAATGATTAAACGCCTACAATTGATAGCTAGACCATTGCTAATGAGGACAAAACTTCCTGTTTCGGTATGGGGACATGCTATTTTGCATGCAACAGCACTTGTGCGTATAAGGCCAACCAGTTATCATGAATTCTCCCCATTACAATTGGCTTTTGGTCAAGAGCCAAATATTTCCCATCTTCGAATTTTTGGATGTGCGGTATATGTTTCAATTGCTCCACCACAACGcacaaagatgggtccccaaagaagGTTGGGGATATATATTGGGTATGAATCTCcttcaattttaaaatatttagaaCCGATGACTGGTGATTTATTTACAGCAAGATTTGCCGATTGTCATTTTGATGAATCAGTATACCCAACATTAGGGGGAGAACATAAGCAGTTGGAAAAGGAGATAGATTGGAATGCATTATCACTATCTCATTTAGATCCTCGAACAAATCAATGTGagcaagaggttcaaaagatgatttatttgCAAAGTGTCGCAAATCAACTGCCAGATGCATTTACTAAtcttccaagagttactaaatcTCATATTCTAGCTGCAAATACTCCAGTTCGAGTTGATGTCCCGGTAGGACAAACGGTTAATGCAAATCATTCCAGGCCACGTCTGAAacgtggtagaccaatcggttccaaggataaaaatcctcgaaaaagaaaagaaataaatgatcAAGATGATCATCCTGTGAGGGAAATTGCTCAAGAAGAGGCCCGAGACATAATAAATGATAAGCCCACAGAGAAGGTCCAGATACTTCAAAATAATGATAGTGAAGAGATCTCGATAAGTTATGTTTCGGCGGGGAAAAGGTGGAACCGAAATGATATTGTGGTCGACAAtacttttgcatataatgttgctgtTGAGATAATGCAACAAGATGAGGATCTTGAGCCAAAATCTGTTGATGAATGTAGACAGagaaatgattggccaaaatggaagGACGCAATTCAAGAAGAATTGACTTCACTTGAAAAACGTGAAGTTTTCGGACCAATAGTCCGAACACCTGAAGATGTCAAGCCAGTGGGGTACAAATGGGTGTTTGTGCGAAAACGAAATGAGAAAGGTGAAGTCGTAAGATATAAAGCACGACTTGTGGCACAAGGATTTTCGCAAAGGCCTGGCATTGATTATGTGGAGACATattctcctgtggtggatgcaatTACCTTTAGGTATCTAATAAATCTGGCAGTTCGTGAAAAGCTTGATATGCAACTGATGGATGTTATCACAGCCTATTTATATGGCTCATTGGACCAAGAAATTCTtatgaaaatccctgaaggattcAAAGTGCCCGAAGCATACAAAAGTTCGCAGGAAACCTGTTCAATAAAACTTCAGAAATCTTTATATGGATTGAAACAATCAGGGCGGATGTGGTACAATCGTCTTAGTGAATATTTGCTAAAGGAAGGATATAAAAATGATCCTATTTGTCCTTGTGTTTTTATAAGAAGATATGGGTCTGAATTTGTCATAATAGCTGTGTATGTTGATGACTTGAACATCATTGGCACTCCtaaagagctttcaaaagctatagagtgtttgaagaaagaatttgaaatgaaagatctaGGTAAGACAAAATTTTGTCTTGGCCTACAAATTGAGCATTTGACAAATGGAATATTTGTCCATCAATCAACATACACTGAAAAAGTTTTAAAGCGCTTTTACATGGATAAATCACATCCGTTGAGTACCCCGATGGTTGTGAGATCGCTTGACATAAATAAAGATCCATTTCGACCTAAGGATAATGATGAAAAGCTCATTGGTGATGAAACTCCATATCTCAGTGCAATTGGGGCATTGATGTATCTAGCCAATAATACCCGACCAGATATATGTTTTGCAGTAAGTTTATTGGCAAGATTCAGCTCCTCCCCAACAAAAAGACATTGGAATGGTGTTAAGCATATATTCAGATATCTTCAAGGAACAATTGATTTGGGATTATTTTATTCTTATGAATCCAAGTCAGATATGAtcggttatgcagatgcaggatatttatctgacccacataaagcccgatctcaaacaggctatttaTTTACATATGGAGGTACAGCTATATCATGGCGTTCAATGAAACAAACAATAGCTgccacttcttcaaatcatgcggaGATAATAGCCATTCATGAAGCTAGTCGGGAGTGTGTTTGGTTGAGATCAATGACTCAACATATTCAGGAAATGTGTGGTTTTATTTTGAAAAGGGATATTCCAACTATATTGtacgaagataatgctgcatgtatTGCTCAACTGAAGGGAGGATACattaaaggagatagaacaaaacaTATTTCACCAAAGTTCTTTTTTACTCATGATCTTGAAAAGAAAGGTGAGATAGATGTTCAACAAATTCGCTCGATCGATAATTTGGCGGATCTGTTCACTAAAGCATTACCAACCTCGACATTTGAGAAGCTGAtatacaagattggaatgcgtcgTCTTCGAGAATTAAAGTGATCTTTTCATCAGGGGGAGAAAATACgcgctgcactcttttttccttggTCAAGATTTTATCCCATTGGGTTtttctgacaaggtttttaacgaggcagcaAATAATGTGTAACGAGGCACatatatggacatccaagggggagtgttatgaaatatagtaaatatagagtatggatgtccactacacaaatataatgcctcttccattatcttccaccattttaatggatcttccaccatcttaatggttcttccattatcttccaccatcttaatggttcttccattttctcatatattgaatgcatatgtagcactataaatagaggcataagttttcatatgggatatacttgaacacatttggatgaataagaaatctctcctCTCTTGTCTCTCTATTTCTATTGTGTTCATCCTTTactattgtgactcttttagcttcattttataacacgctCTCAATAATACTCTCTTTTTAGGTCGATAAATTTTTAGTATCATTTTTTAATATATTATTCTTCACAATTTTCAGTCATGTactattccctccgtcccaattcatTTGAAGTTTGACCAATTTGGGAGTCAAACATCTCTTTTTTTAACTACGATTTTCTCCAACTAttttcatatattgtgaattattaattatacagatttatagtactttttatgtagttttcaaatatgtaaatattattatAAAATATTCGAAGAATATATGTTTAACATTAAATCAAAGAAAAAGCTGTTTCACTATCAAACTGGCCAACCTtcaaataaattgggacggagggagtgaCATATAAAATAGAACATAACAAATGCTAGAACAAATGTAAACGTAAGGAGAGACGGGGTGTGTCTATAATGTTTTGGAGAAGGATTCACTAATCTCTATACTAAATTTAATCGTATCACTTTTTCACGGAAGATCAGTAAGAAAATAATTGAATTGCATAGGATATTTATAAGTAGGGGCGCAGATCGACTTTTACGCCTTTAAATATTTATCAATGAAGCAAGTTAAAGATGGATGTAGTTGttatttttttcaatttaatTACACGTGTAAGCCAATCGAAGATCCCTCtattccaatttatgtggcatagtTCGCATTTTGAGAGtaaaacaatttaattttgatCATAAATTCGGGCATGAAATCTTTATGTTTTTTGAAATTAAGTCACCATGATTTaacattcaaaatatttaaaagatatatgagAACAATTATGTCAAAGAAAGATTTGTTTGAATCTCAATATCCGAATGGTGGCATATAAATTGGAACGGAAAAGTATAATAGGTGCCACATATATAAATTGGGATGGATGGAGTATAATATACTGTAACTCTTTTTGGACATAACTTTTTCGTTTAGGACTCTTCACCTCCAATGCGTCGTTTAGAAGAGTTTTTGACTTCCTTTTGGATAATAATATGCATGGTTCAGTTAATTTTAATTTGGTTTATACTTGATATTTGGTTTTCCAATTCGTATAGGATTTTAATTTTTAGCGTGAATCTATCTAGAAAAAGGATAAGCCAACTATATCCGTAaagtaatagcctgtttggccaaacttctaaaaactgcttattttaaaaagtacttttaaaaaaaaaaacttttttcaaaagtacttttcaaaaaaatacttttggctaaaagcagtttgtgtttggccaattaatttaaaaagtacttttgagcagcaattagtgtttgaccaagcttttaaaaagtgcttctatgtgtatttttctcaaaagtacttttcaaaaaagtgctttaggacaaaaactattttttttagcttctgaaaaactgcttctactactccccaaaagtacttattttctcccaaaagcttggccaaacacctcattttttttaaaataagcacttattgaaaaattaagtacttttgggggaaaaataagcttggccaaacaggctataagccATTATTTCGCATTATTCATCATTTTTAGGGAAGTAGAAAGAAGGTAGCAAAATTGGACAAAGTTTTCGACAAGTATTAttagttctctttttattttttcattccTCTTTTCGAAATTTATATTAATGAACCCGTATTAATTATGTTCTAGTTGCTTAGTCTCAAACTttgtatttgaaaaaaaaataaaaaaattatccaGAACCCAATAAGAGTTGTGATTCATCACCAATAAACTAAAAACTCTTGCTCAGCCTATTATCTTTTTTCTCTACTCAAATTGTGAGTAGTAGATCACGTAGATGTAGATGTAAATGTAGAGGAGGGTCCGTAAATATTATGTGTACTAATTCGAATAGACttcaaaaatgaaaagaaaaaagtaaTGGGCGATGATTTAAAATATGAAAAGTGTATATTAGAAAGAGAGACCAGAAGGGAAAGAAGTAACTAATACCACTAATTTTAGTTGGTTTAGAATACTTGGATGGGAGTAAGTTACTACAACCTAGTAAACTTAGTTGAATTATGGGACTCCTCGTACTATAACAATTCTATAAGTGTACTGCTTCAATCCAAACCTTAATCTAATCTAAAAATCCGCACAACTTGGCACATGTTACTAGAAGTATTATAAAAGGAGAACTAGTCTCACCAGCACAAACTTCCATCAATCTGGCAAGAAATACACAATGGCAATTGTTATATGATCGATATTTTGTGTGTGTTCGTTGTAGCTGATATAGTGTGTTTAGTTGATAGAGAATAAAAATGGCGGATCAGAAGGGAACCGTCAGCTTGGATGATATCAAGAGTCTGGAGAACGTCGATCTCGTACGTAACAGCAGTTCTTTTTTTTTGCTGCATTGTTCTGTTAATTCTGCACAAGGATATGCACGATGTTAATATTGCATGCACAATATGAATATAGATAGTTTCCTCCTCTGAAATTTTGATTTTTATAGTTTTGCTTTTCTGGAGATAAATTTGCTAGTAGGATCATGTTTTGCGATAGGCAAAGTGAATGTTTTTAGTCAGAATCCCTTTCACCGAAaaattacagtatatatataATGACAAAATTATGTATGTTGAATCCCCGTGTCTTATTCGTGTATTTGTTTGAGTCGCATTAATGAAAATCCGGACTCAGCCACTGCTCCACGCCACTATACATGTGTCATGTGTGTATGTATTATGTTGGTGTAATTACTAATTAAGAACAGATCCTGTTGCCTGGAAAAGTTTCTAACATTCAGAAATTCTTCGCGTTCCTTTGAATTTATAATATTCCAATTTGAATAATGCTAAGTAGTTTGTGTATGGACAGCTTTTATCAGATAGAGATGTTTGATATATTTCATGAAATCTAGAGCTTTTTGTGCTTATAATTTTTGTGATATACAGGAAACAATAGCAGTGGATGATGTATTTAGGATATTGGTAAGTTCCAAGGAGGGCTTGGCACAAGCGGAAGCAGAGAGAAGGCTGCAAGTCTTTGGCCCAAACAAACTTGAGGAGAAAAAGGCAAACTTTCTTATCTCACTGCTTTTTATTTCCTCTTTTGCTCTATGGTGTTTAGAATTTGGACACCTAATTTTTCGAATTGCCGTAATGAAACAGGAAAACAAGATCttaaaatttttgggtttcatgtgGAATCCCTTGTCATGGGTCATGGAAATTGCAGCTATCATTGCTATTGTATTGGCAAATGGACAGGTTAGTTCTCCGTCTAAAAACAATTGACGCACAATCCTTACTATGTACACATATCTAATAGTAGTGTCATTTTGTTCGGCCAAGCTCTTGGGAAGTCAAAGTACaaattttggagagtttggatgTTTATCCACGCTTTTAGGAAATAAATAAGTGTTTGTTGGTAGTAGCATAAGCTCTTTTACATAAGCTGAAAAAGAAGTTTTTCCTAAGAAGCACTTCTGGAACAGACCAAACTACTActctccaaaagtactttttcgAAAAACAGATCgtggaagcttggccaaacaggctattaatctGTTTCTATCAGCGAGCTTAACTGTTTGCAACGATCAAATGCAGGGTAGGCCTCCAGATTGGCAAGATTTCCTTGGAATTCTGATATTGCTTGTCATCAACTCCACCGTCAGCTTCATCGAAGAAAACAATGCAGGCAACGCTGCAGCAGCCTTGATGGCAGGCCTTGCACCCAAGACAAAGGTAAATTATCactaacaaagaaaaaaaagtaaaaaccCCTACAATTCCATTATAGTAAAGCTATTTCCCTTGTTTTTGGTTCTTATTATCCAAATTTGTTTCCTCAAAAGGTATTGAGAAACGGTAGCTGGATGGAGATGGATGCAGCAATGCTAGTACCAGGGGATGTGATAAGTATTAAGTTGGGTGATATCATACCGGCTGATGCTCGTCTCCTTGATGGAGATCCCCTCAAGATTGATCAATCTGCTCTCACAGGTGAGTCATTACCTGTGACAAAGCACCCGGGCGAGGGAGTGTACTCCGGTTCCACTTGTAAACAAGGTGAAATTGAGGCTGTTGTCATTGCAACTGGAATCAGCACCTTTTTTGGAAAAGCTGCACATCTTGTTGATAGTACAAATAATGTTGGCCACTTCCAGAAGGTAAATTTGACATTATCTCCACACTGGATTGAAAAGTTGGATTTCATGTTAAGTGCTCAACAAACCATGTTTTCAGAAAGACCAATAAAATTGTCCTGCCCATTCTTGAACTGTTATTAAAATGACTGAATAGATCGGGACCCTCCCTAAACTTGACGACTTTTATTCAGTTTATACTTCAACTTTACTTGATAAGATTATTAGAACTGTATAAGATTTTCACTATTTCTTTATCTGCCTTCCAGCTGATTTAAATGATTTTGACAGGTGTTGACAGCAATCGGGAACTTCTGCATTTGCTCCATTCTAGTTGGAATCGTGATAGAAATACTGGTGATGTACCCAATTCAGCACAGAAAGTACA
The nucleotide sequence above comes from Lycium barbarum isolate Lr01 chromosome 3, ASM1917538v2, whole genome shotgun sequence. Encoded proteins:
- the LOC132631479 gene encoding uncharacterized protein LOC132631479; translation: MSNRDMCLLDSATTHTILREKKYFSHLVMKRACVNTISGSTKLIEGSGKATLLLPGGTILAISDALYCSKSRRNLLSFKVIRQNGYHIETANEGKVECLYIITMKAGEKFVHEKLPALSSGLYHTSIGAVETHVVVNKRFNDSNDFIIWHDRLGHPGSSMMRKIIKNSHGHTLKNQKILQFKEFSCAACSQGKLIIKPSATKVGIESPAFLERIQGDICGPIHPSCGPFKYYMILIDASTR